The following nucleotide sequence is from Allocatelliglobosispora scoriae.
GTTCCTCCAGCTGCTCGCCGGCCGCATCGCAGACCTCCTCGACGACTCACCCGTCGGTCCGCTCCTATCCGACCACCAAGGCCGCCTGGAGTTCATGGCCGCGTCGGACGAGAACGTCAAACTGCTGAAGCTGCTCCAGGTCCAGAACCAGGAAGGGCCCTGCACGGGCGCGTTCCGCACCGGCATCCCGGTCGTCAATGCCGACCTGCGACACGCCGCCGACCGGTGGCCGCTGTTCGCGCCCCGCGCGGGGGCGGCTACGGCGGGGTCATCCTGCTCCGGCGCGGCGCGGCGGCAGGAGCGGGCATCCCGCCCAACCCGCCAATGGGTCAACCCGTACCCGCCGCACCTCGCGTGCCGGGGGTACCCAAGCAGTCCGACTTCGTTCTGGTGAGCTGAGTGTCAACCAATAAGGTGGTCGAAGTGAGTGAAGAAAACCTTGACCTGCCGAATCTCGACGCCCTTGAGCAAGTACCCGCAGGCCCTATAGCCAAGACCGTGGCTTCAGTGTTCTTCGGCTCCATGGTGATCGAACGATTCGGACCGGCCCAGATCTCCGTCTGCGTCGACGACTCTCAGGTCGAAGCCGACATCGTCTACTGGCAAGGTCCCGGACTCGCCGCGACCCCTGAAATCTTCTGGGTCTGGTCCACAGTCGGAGCCGACGGCTCACACTGGGGGCAGGGACTCGACCTCGACCATCAGCTCAAGGTCGCAGAAGTCGATCCCCTAGCCCAGGGGCGCCGTGCGGTGCCCGGGCCACCCCTCGACGCGTCATTTGCCGGTGCGAACCTGGTACTGATGAGCGATGTCGTCGTCATCGAAAGCCGTGAGCCTGGAATCGTTACCTTCCAGTCCTACCACCTCGATGAAAAACCGGGCTCGGAATCTGTTAGAAGCATCCGCTTGAACGACCGTGCGACGGCGGCACGGTGAGCCGTCGGGATAGCCAACGCCTCATCCCATGCCGTTCGTGAGAACACTAGACCGTAGAACCAACAGCGGTATGCGCGAAATGGATTGATCGCGCATACCGCTGGCTACTGTTTGTCCGAGTGCAGGATCTGGCTTCACGGCATTTGGGGCTTGCTGCCTCTGACTCGGAGTTGCGAACGGCACGCGCCGGCTACATCGAACGCCGATACGTGAGCTGCCGGGACGACCAGGCGGGTACGCACAACAACACCATCAAGACCGGCGATCAGTGCTGGCGCTCCGACAACGCCACCCTGAGCATGAGCGGCCAGGGCGGTGAAATGGTCTTCGAGACGGGCAAGGGCTGGCACCTGCGCAACGACAACGGCTCCCGCATCGAGAAGACCACCTGCACCGGCAACGGCGACGGCGACGGCGACGCTGAGTGCTGGAAGCTCATCGGGACCGACGGCACCCAGTACTTCTTCGGCCTCAACACCCTGCCCGGGCAGGTGCCCGCGACAGATGCCGTGCGGCGGCGAACGGGGCACAACTCCCACGTGGCCCAACGGCAAGGGCTTCGGCGGCGGTGACATCGACCCCACCGGGCTCGTCCATGTCGGCGCCCGTGAGTACGACCCGGCCACTGGTCGGTTCATCTCCGTGGGCCCGATCTTCGATCTGAAGAACTGCCAGACTTGGAACGCGTATACCTACTCGAACTCCAGCCCGGTCACCCACAGCGACCCGTCGGGGTTGAAGATGGTCGACCCTGATGACGGCCGCCTACCAGGCAAGACCCTCGTGCACATCACCGCCGTCGCATTGCGCATGCACGCCCTCAAGATGACCTGCCCGGGCGCGCACATCACCGGGGAGATGTGGGGCAACGCAGGCGGCCCCGACCTCGTGGGCTGGAACTGCTCAGCCATCGCAGGCGGACCCGATGTCGTCTGGGTCTGGGAGGTCAAAGCCATCGGAAGGGTCACACAGCCGGCCCAGAAGATCGCCGCGGCGACCGAGATCGCCAAGCACGTCGCTCAGGTCAACGCCGATCCCCGAGCCGAGGGCCGCGCACCGCTGTCGCCAATCCATCGGAGATGGTCCTCGTGGCCAGCTCACCCGACGTCCCCGGCCTCGAGATCTACGGGGTGGAGAATCAGGACAAGAAGTCGGCGAAGCCAAGATGAACAAGCAGTACACCTACACTGCCGTCGACGGGGCCGACGACATGAACAAGTACTCGGAGCGCCAGGCTCAACTATCTGCGCAACCCGACCTCGGACGCCGTGTACGCGGAACCGGGAGGCGAAGACCCGATCACCTGGGTCGTCGTCGCTGTCATCTCCGGCGGAGCCGGTATACGGTGGCTGCTCCGACGCCGTGCGGTGCTGTACACGCCCTCGGGCCGGGCGCGCCCATCCGTTACAAGTGTGACTACGCGCTGTGCGCTAGCTCGGCAATCCGAAGGGAAGAAGTGGATGACCGACGACCACCACGATGTCGACCTGACATCGCTCGGCCCGCGCGTTGACGGCGGCGACATGGCCAAGATCACCGCGGCGATCCTGTTCGGCTCCGCGGTGCTCGCACGATACGAGGGTTCCCTCGTGTCGGTGCGCACGAACCCGGAGGTGGACGAACCCGACGTGGTCTGCTGGGACGGCTCGTCAAGGTCCGGCGGCCATGACGTGATCTGGGTCTGGCGTGTCCAACCCCAGCACGGGTCCCATAACTGGAGCCCTCCGCTGGAACAGCAGATCCGGATGGCCGAACTCGACGTGCTGGCTCACGGTCGAACGGCGGTTCCGGGACCGC
It contains:
- a CDS encoding RHS repeat-associated core domain-containing protein: MPCGGERGTTPTWPNGKGFGGGDIDPTGLVHVGAREYDPATGRFISVGPIFDLKNCQTWNAYTYSNSSPVTHSDPSGLKMVDPDDGRLPGKTLVHITAVALRMHALKMTCPGAHITGEMWGNAGGPDLVGWNCSAIAGGPDVVWVWEVKAIGRVTQPAQKIAAATEIAKHVAQVNADPRAEGRAPLSPIHRRWSSWPAHPTSPASRSTGWRIRTRSRRSQDEQAVHLHCRRRGRRHEQVLGAPGSTICATRPRTPCTRNREAKTRSPGSSSLSSPAEPVYGGCSDAVRCCTRPRAGRAHPLQV